The Anabrus simplex isolate iqAnaSimp1 chromosome 1, ASM4041472v1, whole genome shotgun sequence genome window below encodes:
- the LOC136874682 gene encoding leucine-rich repeat-containing protein 15: MVLIVCMVLFLSFAEAEVFMNCKRCYCVDHFMNCRNVNMHEVDIQNISHITSIDLSNNNLHDLNFDDLSNLVNLSSVNLSYNKLRRISDKIFHSLPELNEVFISHNFLVDIPLTAFEKNSNLRNLFLNNNNVSTIAFISKILHCNVRKLDLSHNNVKQIQDEAFSNCNFIIELDVSNNKIGTLYSNAFRGLTRLQVLKLHNNAISVISTTLFSSNYNLTLLDLSNNIIDSINHCTFYNQIKMSSLNLSNNVLEYIPSKLFMMCANLQELVLSHNNIGAIASGVFRVNGTDLTKEKCGLIVKDNYFHHTKRSLSRLDLSHNSLHHIDVSLLHIFRENASLDVTYNKIRTLNSDLIHAINEIGVHVSFEKNLFKCDCDALYDAYVTHVELNMQLNVTCDNTQSWTLFHDLICDDPERQATLPAAVADYDEDIRVDDVIKDEQVIQNIFVIIVCVALVCVTILGSSFMAKYYKLRIENVLYSYVADTSVL, from the coding sequence ATGGTGCTTATTGTATGTATGGTTCTTTTCCTGTCCTTCGCTGAGGCGGAAGTGTTCATGAACTGTAAACGATGTTATTGTGTGGATCATTTTATGAACTGTCGTAATGTAAACATGCATGAGGTCGACATTCAAAACATTTCACACATTACGTCCATTGATCTTTCTAATAATAATCTTCATGATCTGAACTTTGATGACCTCAGTAATTTGGTGAACCTTAGTTCAGTGAATCTGTCCTACAACAAACTGCGACGTATCAGTGACAAAATATTCCATAGTCTACCCGAACTGAACGAGGTCTTCATATCTCACAACTTCTTAGTTGATATTCCACTTACAGCTTTTGAAAAGAATAGCAATCTgcgaaatttatttctaaataataataacgtATCTACCATAGCATTTATATCCAAAATTCTGCATTGTAATGTCAGGAAATTGGATTTATCTCACAATAATGTGAAACAAATTCAGGATGAAGCATTTAGCAACTGTAATTTCATAATCGAACTGGATGTAAGTAATAATAAGATTGGGACTTTGTATTCTAATGCTTTCCGAGGACTCACTAGGTTACAAGTATTAAAGCTTCACAATAATGCAATATCTGTTATTTCGACAACCTTGTTCTCATCTAACTATAATCTTACTCTACTGGACCTCAGCAATAATATTATTGACAGTATCAATCATTGTACATTTTACAACCAGATTAAAATGAGCTCATTGAACTTGTCAAATAATGTACTGGAATATATTCCTTCTAAATTATTTATGATGTGCGCTAACTTACAAGAACTAGTGCTTTCTCATAATAATATAGGAGCAATTGCTTCAGGTGTCTTTCGTGTGAATGGTACAGACCTAACCAAAGAGAAATGTGGGTTAATTGTTAAAGATAATTATTTTCATCACACCAAACGTTCATTATCTCGTCTAGATCTTAGTCACAACTCTCTCCACCACATTGATGTAAGTTTACTGCACATATTTCGTGAAAATGCTTCCTTAGATGTGACGTACAATAAAATAAGAACATTAAACTCAGATCTTATACATGCTATCAATGAAATTGGAGTTCATGTCTCGTTCGAAAAGAATCTCTTCAAATGCGATTGTGATGCATTGTATGATGCATATGTTACACATGTCGAACTTAATATGCAGCTTAATGTCACTTGTGACAATACACAATCGTGGACTTTGTTCCATGACCTTATCTGTGATGATCCAGAACGTCAAGCAACATTACCAGCAGCTGTTGCTGATTATGATGAAGACATACGAGTAGACGATGTGATCAAGGATGAACAAGTCATACAGAACATCTTTGTAATTATTGTGTGCGTTGCACTGGTGTGTGTCACCATTTTAGGATCTTCATTTATGGCAAAATATTACAAATTACGGATTGAAAATGTACTGTATTCATATGTCGCTGATACCTCTGTACTCTGA